GCTAGTTTTAGCTATTATCATGCTatttccagctgttttcatgctATTGTCAtctatttttaggctttttttcatctacttttatgctattttcataGATTTTTATGCTATTATCATCtgcttttatgctattttcagctatttttatgctattttgcatctatttttaggctactttctgCTATTTataagctatttttagatattttatgctgttttcagtcgattttatgctattttcatctacttttatgctattttcagctacttttatgctattttaatctacttttatgctatttccatctacttttatgctattttcagcttttttttcttctttttgctatttttgtctatttttaggctactttcagtaattcttaagctattttcagatatttttaggctactttcagatattttgtgctattttcaactatttttgtgcttttggctattttcagcagttcttccattATTCAGCTCTCAACATCCTAAACCTGTTTTCATTGGTTTATTTCAGGTTTAGTTATCAGAAGCAGTGCCTGAAACAGATCAGTGCTAATCTGCCCTGGTGTGACTCTGAATGCTGCAGGTGGACTTGCCTGCTCTCTGCTGTAAAGTATACTGTGTTCTTGATGTTGGTAGGTAAATCTGCCTCATTAACAGTCAAATGCTGAGTGTTGTAGGGCTGATGGGGAGCTGATGGTTGATTTAAGTGAGCCTGCTAGTCAAATGACTGTAGAGTGATGCTGGGAGGAGGTTTATTAAAGCGCATCAGTGTCTGCTGCTGCACAAACCTGAGCACCAGAGACGCCATCGGGACCTTCACGAGCGGTAAGAATAACCTCAGAAACACAGCCGGGACTCAGGAGTGTTCAGGAGTAGAGAGCtttattttagggctgtcaCAAGATCACAACTTTAATCACAATAAAtatcaggatttctgtagttaattgtgattaatcacatccaATTAACCAGATTTAAAAATGGCCCTTTTTTGCAGCCAAAACTATGTtagtgtcattttggatttttctgccGTCTGAACctaaatgacttcctgtttggatacagagctgctttttAAGGGAGACTGAAGATTTTAACACGAATttaaccacagaagaagagttTGTGATGGACCGTAGAGGAAATGTGAGGTCAGATGTCTGTCTTCTCTGAGTTTTAGagtaaaatgagacatgaaGAGGCAGTGGAGGATTTGacatctctgtggctgcaggaggacGCTGGCATGGCCTAACCAAAGCGCTAAAAAATCCAAGATTAAtcgccattaaaaaaaaaaatcagagcacTGAAATTAGAGTTGAATCTCGACAGCCCTGCTTTATTTATGCAAACACATCAATGTAAAGCAGCGGTGTCAAACTAAGCCAGGATTCTGAAtgtaggtctaacctgagggccaaacagggtccacatttaaccaaactgtcaacctcattttcatcaGTTATAAATTATGGAGGGAAAAATAATGAGTAAtaatgatgaatgattttgagatttaaaaagtcaaaatgataagttaagcctcaaaatctgagataaaaagtcaaacctattagttcaaaaggtccaAACACATCATTAGATGTTAAagtaatgcttttaaaaggcagacatacaaaaaaatgtcacaatcatgtttttaaggccaaaatatggctttaaattgaaaaaggtGCACCTgataagtcaaaatatgaactaaTGGTCGAAATAATATATCGACAAGTTCAAAATATTCGGTAGAAAGTCgaaataatcaaattaaaagttccaaatttgacataaaagagaaaataataaattaaaaaagtcaaaatatgagttaaaaaagtaaaaattaaaaattgaaaaagcccTAATATTAGATAgtctaaaataaaagtaaatatataaaaaataaagtggcaatcatgtttttaaggcaaaaatatggctttaaattgaaaatggtgcacctaaaaggtcaaaatagtaAATagaaagggtcaaaatattaaacagagttgaaataataattagaaaaattcaaaatttgagaaaaaaagtgaaaatgataaattgacagtcaaaatttgagataaaaagtcaaaattataaattgaaaaatctcaaaatagtagataaagtcaaaataatctatttaaaaatggtcaaaatatgaaatacaagtccaaataatagactGAAGTCATGattgtaaaatgaaaaattgaaaatatgaaatgaaaacacaaatttattttcccacatttttatctagttatttttactctttatttttgtcacatttttataacctaaggatatttgatatcatcaaggttaagtttacatttttatcctggggtggtatttaatgacaaaagggcgcttaaatggatgaaaagtgccaaaaaaaatggttaaaaaaaaaaaaaaatgggataaaagtggcaaaaagaagttgtagaatggccaaaaaatttgaaaaaggggtatttaatggcattataactgaataagagggaaaggcagatgtttaaggacatttgaaaaccaaaatatattaatgttaaaaatgtttaaagattagttataaatctttgaaatgatgtttaattttttttcagtttgaatcctTTTTTGTGGGTGAGGGTCACCTGTGATCAGACATGGACGTTAACATGGACACTCATCTGATAGCaggcttagttttagcagaccagctgcttgaataaacagaataattcctccTCCTGCACCGCCAGGTCACAGAGCGTGTTAGCTCAAAGGGGAGATAGTTGTGCATTAATAATATTCACATTTGTGTTTGACATTTATGTTTGAAACTTTTGGCTCaggtgttgctgccatcagattcagaatgagctaatattttcatgaaatggtaaaatgtctcatttttaacatctgatatgtcgTTTCTGTTCTGTTATgagtaaaatatgagatttgacattacagtgtcccaacttttttggactcGGAGTCGTATCTAGTTCATTGTTTTGATAGGCTAGACACCAGTCTGCTGCAGCCATTAGTAAAGACTCATCAGCTGATCGGTCAGCATGCTTCCTTCTGTTCaacagatctttgatgatgatgaagaccagcctcttcctcctcctcttcagcaGTGGTGCGTCTggactgggaacagtggtgtgGAGAAGCTTCCACTACATTGAAAAATACTACAACTGGTCAGAGGCTCAGAGCTACTGCAGGAGGTGGGGATGACCGTCGTTCAGTCAGAGCTGGTTATTATGGGAtggttttttaatttaattatttatagGGAGATAAACAGAAAAGAAGTGTTCAGATAATGTTTTAACAAAAAGTACAGTGTGGAttaagaagagaaagaggaagctTTATTTAACATACTGGTATAAAGAAAGCGCTCTTCAAACTGCTGCCCCTTTTCTATCCACATTTATGTCACACttcaatgtttcagatcatcaaacgaATGTCAATAATagtcagagaagaagaaattcaagaacagatgagaaacaacaTACATAGCTggcatctatcagtctgaaagggttacaacgACATGTCTAAGGCTAATAATcatgctgagagccattacccacaaacgGGGAAAattgtgaacagtggtgaaccttcccaggagtggccggcctaccaacatgactccaagagaacatggacgactcatccaggaggtttcggaagaacccagaacaacatctaaagatccccaaaggcagaggagagaatgttggtgaagctggggatgttggagccttttctcctccatttttgccaaatggtaggccatagttggcaacttttgaaaagtgggtggaactggtgagGAGCTTTCCAACATAGACAGTCAAGCGGAGCATTAGCTGTGTTCAGAGACAGACAACGAGAAACAGCGttggatctgcagcgttgagcagttcttcaactttgaaaaggaagaggtagAACTCAAGCAGTATTCGTTAAAAGACGCCGCAAGATGACTCCGATATAATGGCacagtaacacaacacgtcactaaagacatgagcccagagttgttgaaaagccaggatttaaaaatctcataaacacacttATCCCAGAATATCAGATTTGCCTGGGTGCAAACATTtagctgaaaactccctgccagagtcatacaggtcagagagaagacggcccagcagcgGACTAATgcgatccacttctccacaactatgGAGACTAAACTCAGCCTAACAGCTCAAAACACTGACAACGAGGGGTTAAAATGTTCCCACCTCCATACAAGCCTTTTCCctcccatgatcacacaggagagtttattgaataaggtctaaagacgcAGCCGTGTTAGGAACTTACTAGAGACTGGTTCAccattcatcagcacagataacggactaaagtaatcacagctgtgagcctgaatggtggaccaGACTGCAGGGTTAGTCTAATTgatggactagactgcagggttttagcctgaatggaggaccagactgcagggttttagcctgaatggaggaccagactgcagggttttagcctgaatggtggactagactgcagggttagTCTAATTgatggactagactgcagggttagTCTAATTgatggactagactgcagggttttagcctgaatggaggaccagactgcagggttttagcctgaatggaggactagactgcagggttttagcctgaatggaggaccagactgcagggttttagcctgaatggtggactagactgcagggttagTCTAATTgatggactagactgcagggttagTCTAATTgatggactagactgcagggttagTCTAATTgatggactagactgcagggttttagcctgaatggaggaccagactgcagggttttagcctgaatggaggactagactgcagggttttagcctgaatggtggactagactgcagggttttagcctgaatggaggactagacctcagggttttagcctgaatggaggactagacctcagggttttagcctgaatggaggaccaGACTGCAGGGGTttagcctgaatggaggactagactgcagggttttagcctgaatggtggactagactgcagggttttagcctgaatggaggactagacctcagggttttagcctgaatggaggactagactgcagggttttagcctgaatggtggactagactgcagggttttagcctgaatggtggactagactgcagggttagTCTAATTgatggactagactgcagggttagTCTAATTgatggactagactgcagggttagTCTAATTgatggactagactgcagggttttagcctgaatggaggaccagactgcagggttttagcctgaatggaggactagactgcagggttttagcctgaatggaggaccagactgcagggttttagcctgaatggtggactagactgcagggttagTCTAATTgatggactagactgcagggttagTCTAATTgatggactagactgcagggttagTCTAATTgatggactagactgcagggttttagcctgaatggaggaccagactgcagggttttagcctgaatggaggaccagactgcagggttttagcctgaatggagactagactgcagggttagTCTAATTgatggactagactgcagggttttagccTGAATTGATGGACTAGACCTCAGGGTTttagcctgaatggaggactacactgcagggttttagcctgaatggaggactagactgcagggttttagcctgaatggaggactagactgcagggttttagcctgaatggaggactagacctcagggttttagcctgaatggaggactagactgcagggttttagcctgaatggtggactagactgcagggttttagcctgaatggtggactagactgcagggttagTCTAATTgatggactagactgcagggttagTCTAATTgatggactagactgcagggttagTCTAATTgatggactagactgcagggttttagcctgaatggaggaccagactgcagggttttagcctgaatggaggactagactgcagggttttagcctgaatggaggactagactgcagggttttagcctgaatggtggactagactgcagggttagTCCTGAATTgatggactagactgcagggttagTCTAATTgatggactagactgcagggtttagCCTGAATTgatggactagactgcagggttttagcctgaatggaggaccagactgcagggttttagcctgaatggaggactagactgcagggttttagcctgaatggaggactagactgcagggttttagcctgaatggtggactagactgcagggttttagcctgaatggaggactagacctcagggttttagcctgaatggaggactagactgcagagTGTTAGCCTGAATGGacgactagactgcagggttttagcctgaatggtggaccaGACTGCAGGGGtttggcctgaatggaggactagacctCAGGGTTTTGGGCTTCATGTAGGACTGGTGAGTTCTGTGTAGGTCTTCTTCTCCTAATGagggaaataatcattttataatcagcaatagtaaacaaaGCACAGAATACAGATACACTGTAAATTACTGagtatttcactttttatgtgtttttgatttattagtaaaagtttgaatgaagtcctttttaaaataaaacttctacatgtgactttattttgatttttactctttttgcaaacaattttattaaaaatccagtggaacagtttatttttatcaCCACAGTTTTGTCATTTGGGCTAATTTAACTACATCTGCTGAGaggtcattttaaaatattgtgatttatatcatgtatagcaaaaatatatcaggatatcaattttaggccatatggCCCAGCTCTACATGaaaacatagtttttttttctgtcttgttcCTTTAATTCTGACAGATCTAAATAAAGCCCTTCTCTCTACTTTTGTCTTAACAGCCATCATGACTACAAAGACCTGGCTGCCTACTACGGGCAGTCAGACAGAGATCATACACACTTCCCGTCCCATTACTCTGTGTGGGTCGGCCTGTACAAGAAAGGCAAAGATTGGTACTGGACTAATGGGATAGAACACAAAAATGAATACTATGGACCGTGGGATACAAACGACGAGGACACCTGTGCTTACTCCTACTCCAATCATAGATGGTAATGGACACTGTTCTTACTCTGTGATTGTTGGCATGATTATTTCATCGTCCACTGACTGGTTCTCAGTcgttcttggctgtttttaagtgttttgggctcattatcctgttggaCCACCATGACCTGAAACCAGGCCTTCTTACAGTTCAGCACAGTTGAATCCAGAATGCCCTGATAGTCTTGAGACTTCATTGGACCTTGCAAAAATTCCAGACCctctgtgccagatgcagcaacgCTGCCTTAGAGCATTAgtgagcctcctccatgttccACAGTAGCTACAGGCTTCTTCTCGTTGGTTCATTTCTGCGTCTGtgaacagtttgttttttaaaattattctgtTGAACCataattcaaaagcaatgtctgatatttattagctatttttcagtattttatatttattattacatttgtctttctttaaggcagcggttctcaaccttttcagcccatgacccccaaaataaaggcagagaccCGAGACCCCCActttacctgaaggtggttgaacacagccatgaacattcaaggatagtcatgtggagacaaggctgcacttaaggggggaaaatgggagagctttctggtgcccagccaaactgggggccatcaaaatcatggttcattctaaagttaagctgtggtatttcctatttaacctgaataataaccactcttatcaaagaaacacattgtaattgatttgtgtagtaagtggcctcttttaaaaatgtaaatccttctgttgaaaaaagaattaaaatacattaaaaatagctaaaatgggtaaataatggCAAGACATGATGGGAAAGgggtcaaaattagatgttaaaagtatcagaaatgggttagaaatgccaaaaattagataaaagtggcaaaataaagaaaaaggcaaaaatgtataTATTAAGTGTTAAAActggattcaaaagtggctgaaatggtgttaaagtggcaaaaataggtggaaatctGTTGAattgggatgaaaattgatctaaactggcaaaaaaaaaaaagcgttagttgaggcagaaaaagtcaaactggcaaaaatgggcatatctgtgaaatgtggcttataaagtggtaaaagtgttaatagtggcaataatgggtcaacagagccaacaataggcagagagtggcaagatttggtttggaagtggcaaaaacaggcagaaaaaagtggtggaaagggtttaaaatggacaaaaatgggttttaaatttaaaaaatgtgttaaaattgatcaaatttgtggaaaaaagttatgaaaatgggttaaaattaggtaaaattggtgtaagtggcaaaaatgtaatttaaaaaatgttcttagttttttttaaggcatctggagaccccctctcagggTCTGCAAGCACGGCTAAGGCTAAAGATGCTAGCTGTGGGCACTGAAAGCCTGCTAGAATAtcattagaagaagaagaaaacacaggATGTCAGGGCAAAGACGGCTATATAAAGAAGCAACAACCACCACTGGAAGCTGCcgctctgttgctgtacctgGTTCATGTTAGCTGTCTTCTAGGTCTGTTGTGATGTTTCATCCTGACTAAGGTCCATTCAGAGTTTATCTGGGGGAAACACACACTGAGTTTAACTCTCTCTTCACTCTGATCTGTTGCACTTTCCTGCCTGGACCGTAAAGACCACCACAGTTTCACCCCGTTCTGCTCTGGTGACCTCTCCTTAGAGCCGGAATCATGCTTAAGAAGCCTTTACTTCTTTGTGCTGTTGAattttgagcaggagagacaTGGACCTGGAGCACCGGGCTGTCAGAGTACAGAGAGTGGGGCGAAGACCAGCCTGACGACAGTCACGACTGCGTCACCATCTCCTCTAAGTCCAAAGACATGGCCACCAGAGACTGCTCCTCCCGGATCCCCTTCATCTGCTTCAACGACAACCTGATCCTGGTGAAGGAGAACAAGACGTGGGAGGAGTCTCTGGAGCACTGCCGGGGTATGAGGTCCGACTACCATCAGGACCACCGCTACGAGCTGGTCAGCGTGCAGCCGGGGTACGAGCACAGCATCCTGATGACCACGATCGAGGAGTCTGACACTGAGGAGGTGGGTTTATAGTCGAGGACACCCATAAGGATGATTTACCAGACTGTATGGCTGTCAAGGTACCAACAAACAGGACTCTCTGGAGCCAGTTATGGGTCATTTGGATGGTCTGCGAGGCGACttggatgagggtcagcacttCAAAGTTGAGCCTTTGCcccaggtgaaggagttcagggATCTCAGGGTCCTGCTCACAAGTGAGTTAAGAATAGACCATGAGCTGACTGGTGAaaaatccacacagactcagagctgactgagacctatccacacagactcagagagactgagacctatccacacagactcagagagactgagacctatccacacagactcagagagactgagacctatccacacagactcagagctgactgagacctatccacacagactcagagagactgagacctatccacacagactcagagagactgagacctatccacacagactcagagagactgagacctatccacacagactcagagctgactgagacctatccacacagactcagagctgactgagacctatccacacagactcagagagactgagacctatccacacagactcagagagactgagacctatccacacagactcagagagactgagacctatccacacagactcagagctgagactgagacctatccacacagactcagagctgagactgagactccatccacacagactcagagagactgagactccatccacacagactcagagagactgagacctatccacacagactcagagagactgagacctatccacacagactcagagctgactgagacctatccacacagactcagagagactgagacctatccacacagactcagagctgactgagacctatccacacagactcagagagactgagacctatccacacagactcagagctgactgagacctatccacacagactcagagagactgagacctatccacacagactcagagagactgagacctatccacacagactcagagctgagactgagacctatccacacagactcagagctgactgagacctatccacacagactcagagctgagactgagacctatccacacagactcagagctgactgagacctatccacacagactcagagagactgagacctatccacacagactcagagctgactgagacctatccacacagactcagagctgactgagacctatccacacagactcagagctgagactgcagacTAAGGAGACTCTTCTAAACACTGACtagaaggaggaatatttatgcactcacttattttgcatgacagatttttatttaaccaacataatttgtagaaatctgtttatatccactgtcctcctctatccaataaaggcacaaaaatgcccaaaaataaatctttaacaaaacaaaacaaagcaaaactatattgaccatgactgatttataaaaattagtaaaactgtaaatcagCTTTTTATAGGCATTTTAAATCCACAGCTTAAggcagggtgtcaaactcaatcccagcAGGGGCCGGACTCTGAATTTCGGTCTAATTTGAGACCCTGACAGGGTCAACATTCAACCATAAAccttatttttaacagtaataaGTTATGGGGGGAAAATTAGAACTgattataaattattttgagattaaaagaagtcaaaatgatcagtttaaaggctcaaaatctgagatagtcaaacttatttgttcaaaaggtcaaaacacaaaattaagtgtcaaaaaaatgttttaaaaaaggaaaatatgaaaaagaaattcagaattatgcttaaaaggtcaaaatatgagattaaattttaaattgtgaggcttaaaggtcaaaatatttggTGAAAAATctaagttaggagttgaaaaggtcaaaacatgacatgaaatttaaaaaataatgag
This sequence is a window from Cheilinus undulatus linkage group 1, ASM1832078v1, whole genome shotgun sequence. Protein-coding genes within it:
- the LOC121506200 gene encoding secretory phospholipase A2 receptor-like; amino-acid sequence: MGETWTWSTGLSEYREWGEDQPDDSHDCVTISSKSKDMATRDCSSRIPFICFNDNLILVKENKTWEESLEHCRGMRSDYHQDHRYELVSVQPGYEHSILMTTIEESDTEEVWAGLRFMEGHWWWVNGADMRFDLPICPVQWQHCGALSKNDTVAMKNRDCLEKKNFLCYRKN